The following coding sequences lie in one Pseudomonas sp. SL4(2022) genomic window:
- the tssF gene encoding type VI secretion system baseplate subunit TssF yields the protein MSDSIDAELLDYYQRELTWLRHAGAGFAQRHPKVARRLELSPGECPDPHVERLLEGFALLTARLHRRLDDDYAEFSDALLEQLYPLVLRPLPSCAIVQFEPDPTQGNLAEGYSLPRDTPLFVTTPDQASVHWRTSAQVDLWPLRISEATLLDGDAAVAFSGHPLARSALRLTLECLGELDWAQLPVRSLRVHLAASPMTNAILYDLLAAHCLGLWSGVAGKPLCRVSGTAAPVGFADDQALLPDEDGQHPGLRLLAEYFAFPDKFAFFDLPLLPPTDGGHTCQLVIAFDRAPTGRPHLQASELRLGCTPAINLFPRTSEPLRPDGTRSEYRLVADAHRERSVEIYSIRSMRAATPQGVRHVPAYYGHNHGAEGFYWHARRVQGLNPTQPGSDLLLSLVDTAFDPRQDAPEYSLTAELLCTSRHLAENLPAGTRLGFERPGPVAQASLLNTPTAQSLPWLSGPSRWRLVSQLSLNHLSLVEGPDALDALRELLHLHNLRDEAGPRRQVEGLVELTSERVVARVGDDAWRGWRNGLEVRIRLDAEHFAGSSAVLFSAVLAQFFSLYATPNRFVRTVLVDHDKEVRTWQPQAGKPLHL from the coding sequence CATGCCGGCGCAGGCTTCGCTCAGCGCCACCCCAAAGTGGCCCGGCGCCTGGAACTGTCACCCGGAGAATGCCCCGATCCACACGTCGAGCGTTTGCTGGAGGGCTTCGCCCTGTTGACCGCGCGACTGCACCGCCGACTCGATGATGACTACGCCGAATTCAGCGACGCGCTGCTGGAACAGCTCTACCCTCTGGTTCTGCGTCCCCTTCCCTCCTGCGCCATCGTGCAGTTTGAGCCCGATCCGACCCAAGGCAATCTTGCCGAGGGCTACAGCCTGCCACGCGATACCCCGCTGTTCGTCACCACGCCCGATCAGGCCAGCGTGCACTGGCGCACCAGTGCACAGGTCGACCTCTGGCCGCTGCGTATCAGTGAAGCCACCTTGCTCGATGGCGATGCGGCGGTGGCTTTCAGTGGCCACCCGCTGGCCCGCTCGGCCCTGCGCCTGACCCTGGAATGCCTGGGCGAGCTCGACTGGGCACAATTGCCGGTACGCAGCCTGCGCGTGCACCTGGCGGCGTCCCCCATGACCAACGCCATCCTCTACGACCTGCTCGCGGCCCACTGCCTCGGGCTATGGAGTGGTGTAGCCGGTAAACCACTGTGCCGCGTATCCGGCACCGCCGCGCCAGTGGGCTTCGCCGACGACCAGGCCTTGCTGCCTGATGAGGATGGCCAACACCCCGGCTTGCGTTTGCTGGCAGAGTATTTCGCTTTCCCCGACAAATTCGCCTTCTTCGACCTGCCACTGCTGCCACCGACAGACGGCGGCCATACTTGCCAACTGGTGATTGCCTTCGACCGCGCCCCCACTGGCCGACCTCACCTGCAAGCCAGTGAACTGCGCCTGGGCTGCACCCCGGCCATCAACTTGTTCCCACGTACCTCAGAGCCCTTGCGCCCGGATGGAACACGTAGCGAATACCGCCTAGTGGCCGACGCCCACCGCGAAAGAAGCGTGGAGATCTACAGCATTCGCAGCATGCGTGCGGCTACACCTCAGGGCGTGCGCCATGTCCCAGCCTATTACGGGCATAACCATGGCGCTGAAGGCTTCTACTGGCACGCTCGCCGGGTACAGGGACTCAACCCCACGCAGCCTGGCAGCGATCTGTTGCTGAGTTTGGTGGACACAGCCTTCGACCCACGGCAGGACGCCCCCGAATACAGCCTCACCGCCGAGTTGCTATGCACCAGTCGGCATCTGGCCGAAAACCTGCCAGCCGGCACCCGCCTGGGTTTCGAGCGTCCTGGCCCGGTCGCGCAGGCCAGCCTGCTGAACACGCCCACCGCGCAAAGCCTGCCATGGCTGTCCGGCCCTTCGCGCTGGCGCCTGGTTTCGCAACTGAGCCTCAACCATCTCTCGTTGGTCGAAGGTCCCGATGCCCTCGATGCCCTGCGCGAACTGTTGCACCTGCACAACCTGCGCGACGAAGCCGGGCCTCGGCGCCAAGTGGAAGGCCTGGTGGAGTTGACCAGTGAGCGCGTGGTAGCGCGCGTTGGTGATGACGCCTGGCGCGGCTGGCGCAATGGCCTGGAAGTACGCATCCGCCTGGATGCAGAGCATTTTGCCGGCAGCAGCGCCGTGCTGTTCTCCGCCGTTCTGGCGCAATTTTTCTCCCTTTACGCCACGCCCAACCGTTTCGTACGTACGGTGCTGGTGGATCACGACAAGGAGGTGCGGACATGGCAGCCCCAGGCCGGCAAGCCCCTGCACCTCTGA
- the tssG gene encoding type VI secretion system baseplate subunit TssG, producing MAAPGRQAPAPLSKRLREAPQAFEFLQALLLLEREKPNATPLGQGSSPEQEAVRLRGPLTPTFAPSQVVRLEDVPGQPPTLSTAVFGLGGPDGPLPYAYQEWLQQRARLKDHAPADFLDLFHNRLLAQLYRVLGRHRLALGFQRPQQAPAQQLLLALSGLLPRSLQGRMALPDAAITTRSGLFNGPRRSLAGFAVLVRHQFGVTVNYDAYQGAWREIPPASRSRLQRGGRNLGLGRNAIAGTRVWDEHAGIRLTLGPLTAEQAQAYLPGGEQHERLADLASFYLGPDTDCHLRLLVRPGKPLRLDRQQPPRLRWSSNLQYAGATTLQRIDTRLRHKETV from the coding sequence ATGGCAGCCCCAGGCCGGCAAGCCCCTGCACCTCTGAGCAAGCGCCTACGCGAGGCACCTCAGGCCTTCGAATTTCTCCAGGCCCTGCTGCTGCTGGAGCGCGAGAAACCCAATGCCACGCCTCTGGGCCAAGGCAGCAGCCCCGAGCAAGAAGCCGTACGCTTGCGTGGACCATTGACCCCCACGTTCGCACCCAGTCAGGTCGTGCGCCTGGAGGACGTTCCCGGCCAGCCACCCACATTGAGCACCGCCGTCTTTGGCCTGGGCGGCCCCGATGGCCCGCTGCCCTATGCCTATCAAGAGTGGCTGCAACAGCGTGCACGCCTCAAAGATCACGCCCCGGCAGACTTCCTTGACCTGTTCCACAATCGCCTGCTCGCCCAGCTCTATCGGGTGCTCGGTCGGCACCGCCTAGCACTGGGTTTTCAGCGTCCGCAACAGGCCCCGGCACAACAACTGCTGTTGGCACTCAGCGGCCTGCTTCCACGCAGCTTGCAAGGGCGCATGGCATTACCCGACGCTGCCATCACCACCCGCTCCGGCCTGTTTAATGGCCCACGTCGTTCCCTGGCCGGCTTCGCCGTGCTGGTCCGTCATCAGTTCGGCGTCACGGTGAACTACGACGCCTACCAAGGCGCCTGGCGCGAGATTCCACCGGCCAGCCGCAGCCGCCTGCAACGCGGTGGGCGCAACCTTGGCCTGGGCCGCAACGCCATCGCCGGCACCCGAGTCTGGGATGAACATGCCGGTATTCGCCTCACGCTTGGCCCACTGACAGCCGAACAAGCCCAGGCCTATCTGCCTGGTGGCGAACAGCATGAACGCCTGGCTGATCTGGCCAGTTTCTATCTCGGCCCGGATACCGACTGCCACCTGCGCCTGCTGGTACGCCCCGGCAAGCCCTTACGCCTGGATCGGCAACAACCGCCGCGCCTGCGCTGGAGTAGCAACCTGCAGTACGCGGGAGCGACCACCCTACAACGTATCGACACCCGCCTGCGGCATAAGGAGACGGTCTGA
- the tssH gene encoding type VI secretion system ATPase TssH, giving the protein MELAGLIGRLNADSRRALERAAQRCLQRSHHYVEIEHLLLELLDIEGGDFAWLLPRFGLERDSLATEINRALELFKAGSTRTPALSAQTIGLLEDAVVQASVQGQTSIRSGLLLLALLDRDERRSLLLNSASSLLRIPREALRANLLEWTQASREYSGGPGPASKVRPVQEAAQDSVLDQYTQDLTADARAGRIDPIVGRDGEIRQSIDILLRRRQNNPILVGAPGVGKTAVVEGLALRIAAGDVPPPLQNVILRVLDLGLLQAGAGVKGEFEQRLKGVIDAVRNSEQPIILFIDEAHTLIGAGGSEGGSDAANLLKPALARGELRTLAATTWLEYKKYFEKDPALARRFQLVQVEEPDEATAVEMLRGVAAKLEQHHGVQVLDSAIQDAVKLSHRYISGRQLPDKAISVLDTACARVSLGQHDVPPPLESLRHREVAVAEELQRLRREQTTGLDHRERITALELESVSNRSAIRELETRWGEEREAVRELLEARRELLALSENADTRQPDEALDERSDYLAAELARLEAGLDAIRQDDPLVPEQVDSRTVAAVIAGWTGIPIGKMLADEAYAVRTLGQRLGQRVMGQNSALGTIAQRIQAYRAGLTDPAKPVGVFLLVGPTGVGKTETAYALADALYGGERNLISINLSEYQEAHTVSQLKGAPPGYVGYGTGGVLTEAVRRRPYSVVLLDEIEKAHPDVLEAFYNVFDKGVMEDGTGLVVDFKNTVMLATSNVGAELVLDTPTDQLGSDAFNERLRKVLLQAFRPAFLARMTVVPYRPLDEATLEGIVLAKLEKLRERYKAATGKQFDFDPAIVKAVLAKCSAAGARDIENVLMAQVTGKLAEWVLE; this is encoded by the coding sequence ATGGAACTCGCCGGGCTGATCGGTCGCCTCAATGCAGACAGCCGCCGCGCGCTTGAACGCGCCGCCCAGCGTTGCCTGCAACGCAGTCACCATTACGTGGAAATCGAGCACCTGCTGCTTGAACTACTCGACATAGAAGGCGGTGACTTCGCCTGGCTGCTGCCGCGCTTCGGCCTGGAACGCGACAGCCTGGCCACCGAAATCAACCGCGCCCTGGAACTGTTCAAGGCCGGCAGCACCCGGACCCCTGCCCTCTCTGCCCAGACCATCGGCCTGCTCGAAGACGCCGTGGTGCAGGCCAGTGTGCAGGGCCAGACGAGCATCCGCTCCGGCCTGTTGCTGCTCGCCCTGCTCGATCGCGACGAACGCCGTAGCCTGCTGCTCAACAGCGCCTCTTCGCTGCTGCGCATCCCCCGCGAAGCCCTGCGCGCCAATCTGCTGGAATGGACGCAAGCCTCACGCGAATACAGCGGTGGCCCCGGCCCAGCAAGCAAGGTCCGCCCCGTACAGGAAGCCGCGCAGGACAGCGTGCTCGACCAGTACACCCAGGATCTAACCGCTGACGCCCGCGCCGGGCGCATCGATCCCATCGTCGGGCGAGACGGCGAGATCCGCCAGAGCATCGACATTCTCCTGCGCCGTCGGCAGAACAACCCGATCCTGGTGGGCGCCCCCGGTGTCGGCAAAACAGCTGTGGTCGAAGGCCTGGCCCTGCGCATCGCCGCCGGCGACGTGCCACCGCCCTTGCAGAATGTGATCCTGCGGGTGCTCGACCTGGGTCTATTGCAAGCCGGTGCCGGGGTCAAGGGGGAGTTCGAGCAGCGCCTCAAGGGCGTGATCGACGCCGTACGCAATAGCGAGCAGCCAATCATCCTGTTCATCGACGAGGCCCATACCCTTATAGGAGCGGGGGGCAGCGAAGGTGGCAGCGACGCCGCCAATTTGCTCAAGCCGGCTCTAGCCCGTGGTGAACTGCGCACCCTCGCCGCCACCACCTGGCTGGAATACAAGAAGTACTTCGAGAAAGATCCGGCTCTTGCTCGCCGCTTCCAACTGGTGCAAGTGGAAGAACCCGACGAGGCCACCGCCGTGGAGATGCTACGCGGCGTCGCCGCCAAGCTGGAACAGCATCATGGCGTGCAGGTGCTCGACAGCGCTATTCAGGACGCGGTCAAACTCTCCCACCGCTACATCTCCGGCCGCCAGTTGCCGGACAAGGCCATCAGCGTGCTCGACACCGCCTGCGCCCGCGTCTCCCTCGGCCAGCATGACGTACCGCCACCGCTGGAAAGCCTGCGCCACCGCGAAGTGGCAGTGGCCGAAGAACTGCAACGCCTGCGCCGCGAACAGACCACCGGCCTCGACCACCGCGAGCGCATCACCGCCCTGGAGCTGGAATCCGTCAGCAACCGCAGCGCCATTCGCGAACTGGAAACCCGCTGGGGTGAAGAACGCGAAGCCGTGCGCGAACTCCTGGAAGCCCGCCGCGAACTGCTCGCCCTGAGCGAAAACGCCGACACCCGCCAGCCCGACGAAGCCCTCGATGAGCGTAGCGACTACCTGGCCGCCGAACTGGCACGCCTGGAAGCCGGCCTCGACGCCATCCGCCAGGACGACCCACTGGTGCCCGAACAGGTGGACTCACGCACCGTGGCCGCCGTGATCGCCGGCTGGACCGGCATCCCCATAGGCAAAATGCTCGCCGACGAAGCCTACGCCGTGCGTACCCTCGGCCAGCGCCTGGGCCAACGGGTCATGGGCCAGAACAGCGCGCTGGGTACCATCGCCCAGCGCATCCAGGCCTACCGCGCCGGCCTTACCGACCCGGCCAAGCCGGTGGGCGTGTTCCTGCTGGTCGGCCCCACCGGCGTCGGCAAGACCGAAACCGCCTACGCCCTGGCCGACGCCCTCTACGGCGGTGAACGCAACCTGATCAGCATCAACCTCTCCGAGTACCAGGAGGCCCACACCGTCAGCCAGCTCAAGGGCGCCCCGCCCGGCTACGTCGGCTACGGCACCGGCGGCGTGCTCACCGAAGCCGTGCGCCGCCGCCCCTACTCCGTGGTGCTGCTGGACGAGATCGAAAAAGCCCACCCCGATGTGCTGGAAGCCTTCTACAACGTCTTCGACAAGGGCGTGATGGAAGACGGCACCGGCCTGGTGGTGGACTTCAAGAACACCGTGATGCTCGCCACCAGCAACGTCGGCGCCGAACTGGTGCTGGACACCCCCACCGACCAGCTCGGCAGCGATGCCTTCAACGAACGCCTGCGCAAGGTGCTGCTCCAAGCCTTCCGCCCCGCCTTCCTCGCCCGCATGACCGTCGTGCCCTACCGCCCGCTAGACGAAGCGACGCTGGAAGGCATCGTCCTGGCCAAGCTGGAAAAACTGCGGGAACGCTACAAGGCCGCCACCGGCAAACAATTCGACTTCGACCCCGCCATCGTCAAGGCCGTGCTCGCCAAGTGCAGCGCGGCAGGCGCGCGGGATATCGAGAACGTGTTGATGGCGCAGGTGACGGGGAAGTTGGCGGAGTGGGTGTTGGAGTGA
- a CDS encoding endonuclease/exonuclease/phosphatase family protein translates to MLKCVTWNMQGGTGANSIVEQLIQRDGADVVFLQESAERGDAIGNIYDYVGNSGRGENKVHYEGSRMRWHGGYQGATSIVLKQGLGATISGTIPHPTGDGRGVLYTTIPRAGMTIYLCSIHAWSPSGNDWDKVAGCLLDEIVNLAGNNPVIAGGDFNKAAGREKNIGSWELAGGSQMSGGTLDGFWLYNLPQNGYGDVNSVGVYNSKKGDHFPVWMQINL, encoded by the coding sequence TTGCTAAAGTGCGTAACATGGAATATGCAGGGCGGCACTGGGGCAAACTCAATAGTGGAGCAACTAATCCAGCGCGACGGGGCTGATGTTGTTTTTCTTCAAGAGTCTGCAGAAAGAGGAGATGCCATTGGTAATATTTACGACTACGTGGGTAACTCTGGGCGCGGTGAAAACAAGGTTCACTATGAAGGATCCAGGATGCGCTGGCATGGCGGGTACCAGGGCGCAACATCAATAGTATTGAAGCAGGGTCTAGGCGCAACTATTTCTGGCACCATACCCCATCCGACAGGAGATGGCCGCGGAGTTCTTTATACGACAATTCCACGAGCCGGAATGACGATATACCTTTGTTCTATACATGCTTGGTCGCCATCAGGAAATGACTGGGACAAAGTCGCTGGATGTTTACTTGATGAGATAGTCAATCTCGCTGGTAACAATCCGGTGATAGCTGGTGGTGACTTCAATAAGGCAGCTGGACGAGAGAAGAATATAGGTTCGTGGGAGTTGGCTGGTGGCTCGCAAATGTCTGGAGGAACTCTTGACGGCTTCTGGCTATACAATCTCCCTCAGAATGGTTACGGGGACGTGAATTCTGTCGGCGTTTATAACTCAAAAAAAGGTGACCACTTTCCCGTCTGGATGCAAATTAATCTTTGA
- the tssI gene encoding type VI secretion system tip protein VgrG, translating into MPRPTDTNTSLSLSASALTDLYPQTLSGDEALNELGSLTLNGDSATALTLSSAVATHITATLHNDANQRPLDALVAEIRQLPADATADRYQVVLRPWLWWLTLASNNRVFQNLSTSDIVTTLFKAHGFTDFKLSLSGSYSPREYCVQYGETDFAFVSRLLEEEGIFWFFTHEDGKHTLVLGDSSDAFVQIPNGPKVPYLGQSIGQRELHGIRSAQYSVQAVSGVYSATDYAFTTPTTSLYSNAEAVAGPLSMYEHPGGYIAKARGDALTKQRVDGLRSQEKRLIGESDCRWLVPGHWFTLTGHDDASLNIDWVVTAVTHDASHEHYRNRFEAIPKATAYRPPRLTPKPRMHTQTAQVVGKSGEEIWTDQYGRIKIQFPWDRDGKNDETSSCWVRVVLPWSGKGFGMQFIPRIGQEVIVSFIDGDPDRPLVTGCVYNGDNTLPYALPDNQTQSGIKTNSSKGGGGFNELRFEDKKDAEEVFLQAQKDMKINVLNDSTATIGHDETLTVQNARTRTVKEGDETITLEKGKRTVTIQTGSDTLDVKDSRTVSVGADQTHSTGGNYSHTVSGNYELTVDGNLTIKVTGTLTLQSSGDLTAKSDKNLTTQAGMALTDKAGTSLTNQAGTSLDNKAGTTLTNDAGVSLTNKAAAEQTVDGGGMLTIKGGLVKVN; encoded by the coding sequence ATGCCCCGCCCCACCGACACCAATACCAGCCTCTCCCTCAGCGCCTCCGCTCTGACGGATCTCTACCCCCAGACGCTTTCCGGGGACGAGGCGTTGAACGAGCTGGGCAGCCTGACCCTCAATGGTGACAGCGCCACCGCGCTGACGTTGAGCAGTGCCGTGGCCACGCATATCACCGCTACCCTGCACAACGACGCCAACCAGCGCCCCCTCGACGCCCTAGTCGCAGAGATCCGCCAGCTCCCCGCCGATGCCACGGCCGACCGCTATCAAGTGGTGCTGCGCCCCTGGCTCTGGTGGCTGACGCTGGCCAGCAATAACCGGGTGTTTCAGAACCTTTCCACCAGCGACATCGTCACCACCCTCTTCAAGGCCCATGGCTTCACCGACTTCAAGCTGTCGCTCTCCGGCAGCTACTCGCCGCGCGAGTATTGCGTGCAGTACGGCGAAACCGACTTCGCCTTCGTTTCGCGGCTGCTGGAGGAGGAAGGCATCTTCTGGTTCTTCACCCACGAGGACGGCAAGCACACCCTGGTACTGGGCGACAGCAGCGATGCTTTCGTGCAGATCCCCAACGGGCCGAAGGTGCCCTACCTTGGCCAAAGCATCGGCCAGCGCGAGCTGCATGGCATCCGCTCGGCGCAGTACAGCGTGCAGGCAGTGAGCGGAGTGTACAGCGCCACGGACTACGCCTTCACCACTCCCACCACCTCGCTCTACAGCAATGCCGAAGCCGTGGCTGGGCCGCTGTCGATGTACGAGCACCCGGGCGGCTATATCGCCAAGGCGCGCGGCGATGCGTTGACCAAGCAGCGCGTGGACGGGCTGCGCAGCCAGGAGAAGCGCCTTATCGGCGAGAGCGACTGCCGCTGGCTGGTGCCCGGTCACTGGTTCACCCTCACCGGGCATGACGACGCCAGCCTCAATATCGACTGGGTGGTGACCGCCGTCACCCATGACGCCAGCCACGAACACTACCGCAACCGCTTCGAGGCTATCCCCAAGGCCACCGCCTACCGCCCGCCCCGGCTTACGCCAAAGCCGCGCATGCACACCCAGACCGCACAGGTGGTGGGCAAATCCGGCGAGGAAATCTGGACTGACCAGTACGGCCGCATCAAGATCCAGTTCCCCTGGGACCGCGACGGCAAGAACGACGAAACCTCGTCCTGCTGGGTGCGCGTGGTGCTGCCCTGGAGCGGCAAGGGCTTCGGCATGCAGTTCATCCCACGCATTGGCCAGGAGGTGATCGTCAGCTTCATCGACGGCGACCCGGATCGCCCGCTGGTCACCGGCTGCGTCTACAACGGCGACAACACCCTGCCCTACGCCCTGCCGGACAACCAGACCCAGTCTGGCATCAAGACCAACTCCTCGAAGGGCGGTGGCGGCTTCAACGAGCTGCGCTTCGAGGACAAGAAAGACGCCGAGGAAGTCTTCCTCCAGGCGCAGAAGGACATGAAGATCAACGTGCTCAACGACAGCACCGCGACCATCGGCCACGACGAAACCCTCACGGTGCAGAACGCCCGCACCCGTACGGTAAAGGAAGGCGACGAAACCATCACCCTGGAAAAGGGCAAGCGCACGGTGACCATCCAGACCGGCAGCGACACCCTCGACGTGAAGGACAGCCGCACCGTCAGCGTCGGTGCCGACCAGACCCACAGCACCGGCGGCAACTACAGCCACACCGTCAGCGGCAACTACGAGCTGACCGTGGACGGCAACCTCACCATCAAGGTAACTGGCACCCTCACCCTGCAGAGCAGTGGCGACCTCACCGCCAAGAGCGACAAGAACCTCACCACCCAGGCCGGCATGGCACTCACCGACAAGGCAGGCACCTCGCTCACCAACCAGGCCGGCACCTCCCTGGACAACAAAGCCGGCACCACCTTGACCAACGACGCCGGCGTCAGCCTCACCAACAAGGCCGCCGCCGAACAGACCGTGGATGGCGGCGGCATGCTGACCATCAAGGGCGGCCTGGTGAAGGTCAACTGA
- a CDS encoding toxin-antitoxin system YwqK family antitoxin, which translates to MANGNLDLTRGDSRLQGKLQDGALDGPVRIQEAGRPQAQLGYANGVLHGPSILYHPNGQVSAHLPYADGRLHGVAQYFAAEGWLQRKVAYRQGLIHGEASSYYPDGRLAELEHYRDGVRDGLYQRFHGNGQLSHRSRYLNGKPMDEGQGFAEDGRPLDAEGKPISRLRWWWRRWNESAET; encoded by the coding sequence ATGGCCAACGGTAATCTCGACCTCACCCGGGGTGACAGCCGCCTCCAGGGTAAATTGCAGGACGGTGCCCTCGATGGCCCGGTGCGCATCCAGGAAGCTGGCCGCCCGCAGGCCCAGCTTGGCTACGCCAATGGTGTGCTACACGGCCCCAGCATCCTCTACCACCCCAACGGCCAGGTGTCTGCACACCTGCCCTACGCCGACGGGCGCTTGCATGGCGTGGCTCAATACTTTGCCGCCGAAGGCTGGCTACAGCGCAAGGTCGCCTACCGCCAGGGATTGATCCATGGAGAGGCCAGTAGCTATTACCCCGATGGCCGCCTGGCCGAACTTGAACACTACCGTGACGGCGTGCGTGACGGTCTTTATCAGCGCTTCCATGGCAACGGCCAGTTATCGCATCGCAGTCGCTACCTCAACGGCAAACCAATGGACGAAGGCCAGGGCTTCGCCGAAGACGGCCGCCCACTGGACGCAGAAGGTAAGCCCATCTCGCGACTACGCTGGTGGTGGAGGCGATGGAACGAATCGGCCGAGACCTAA
- a CDS encoding DUF4280 domain-containing protein has product MGCPQVCSGATLQCSFGVAPSVLNVLPMNRTLTTGMPAANIMDHIPLVNIMPFGMCQSLANPMVAAATAAALGVLTPMPCIPATATPWIPGAPTMLLGNMPSLDANCSLMCNWAGVIKIVMPGQMQMLIP; this is encoded by the coding sequence ATGGGCTGCCCGCAGGTATGCAGTGGTGCGACATTGCAGTGCAGTTTTGGCGTTGCCCCGAGTGTGTTGAACGTGTTGCCGATGAACCGCACACTGACGACAGGCATGCCGGCGGCGAATATCATGGATCACATCCCTCTGGTGAACATCATGCCCTTTGGCATGTGCCAGAGTTTGGCCAATCCGATGGTGGCGGCTGCCACTGCAGCGGCACTTGGGGTGCTGACTCCCATGCCTTGTATACCGGCTACGGCAACGCCCTGGATACCTGGTGCGCCGACCATGTTGCTGGGCAATATGCCTTCGTTGGATGCCAACTGCTCGCTGATGTGCAACTGGGCCGGGGTGATCAAGATAGTCATGCCCGGTCAGATGCAGATGCTGATTCCCTAG
- a CDS encoding ABC transporter substrate-binding protein: MLKLMAALWLTLGMVQCAVAEQTLRILAWEGYVSAEDLVAINRSLAEHGLAVKAEVIAPYAEGPEQMFMLLRAGRADLSFLTLNYLKMQQGRMTGLLQAIDSTRLSRFKQLLPQLAHLDMGMDGERLLYVPFGGGTYGIWANMQKLSKDELPRHLSDLLQPRWKGKLALTSGQVQPNIAMAFLALGESPFLLHDLMRSGKRKDAKLFAAADSPAQDFLDRLYAQVDEFWVSAPQFRDEQLLVASYGPEIAAQRARGEDWQRVEFAEGDTAWLDTMNIAKGVSGEKLRAAYLVIDHFLSEEVQHRVVTELNMVAVVSSVDNPMLNANPELFSAERLWPAYDRTANNLMLKMSMQAMQARSPAQ; the protein is encoded by the coding sequence ATGCTCAAGCTGATGGCTGCTCTGTGGCTAACTCTAGGTATGGTGCAGTGCGCCGTGGCTGAACAGACCCTGCGTATCCTCGCCTGGGAGGGTTATGTCAGCGCCGAGGACCTGGTGGCTATTAACCGCAGCCTGGCCGAGCATGGGCTCGCAGTGAAAGCTGAAGTCATCGCCCCCTACGCCGAAGGCCCTGAACAGATGTTCATGCTGCTGCGCGCCGGCAGAGCCGACCTGAGTTTCCTTACCCTCAACTACCTGAAAATGCAGCAAGGCCGAATGACTGGCTTGTTGCAGGCAATCGACTCCACGCGCTTGAGCCGTTTCAAACAGCTATTGCCGCAACTGGCTCATCTGGACATGGGGATGGATGGCGAGCGCCTACTTTACGTGCCCTTCGGCGGGGGTACTTACGGCATCTGGGCAAATATGCAAAAACTCAGCAAGGACGAATTGCCAAGGCACCTGAGCGATCTGTTGCAGCCACGCTGGAAGGGTAAGCTGGCGCTCACCAGCGGCCAGGTGCAGCCCAACATCGCCATGGCCTTTCTCGCTCTGGGTGAGTCGCCCTTTCTGCTGCACGACCTGATGCGCAGCGGTAAACGCAAAGACGCCAAGCTGTTTGCTGCAGCGGACAGCCCAGCGCAAGATTTCCTTGATCGCCTGTATGCACAGGTCGACGAATTTTGGGTAAGCGCTCCGCAGTTTCGCGACGAGCAGTTGTTAGTCGCCAGCTACGGCCCAGAAATAGCAGCCCAGCGCGCACGTGGTGAGGACTGGCAGCGGGTAGAGTTTGCCGAAGGCGATACTGCCTGGTTGGACACCATGAATATTGCCAAAGGCGTCAGTGGTGAAAAGCTGCGGGCCGCCTATCTGGTGATAGACCACTTTCTCTCCGAGGAGGTGCAGCACCGAGTGGTAACGGAGCTGAACATGGTGGCGGTGGTCTCCAGTGTGGATAACCCGATGCTTAACGCCAATCCCGAGCTTTTTAGCGCAGAACGCTTATGGCCTGCCTATGACCGAACCGCAAATAACCTGATGCTAAAGATGTCCATGCAGGCCATGCAGGCGCGTTCGCCAGCCCAATGA